The Candidatus Zixiibacteriota bacterium genome includes a region encoding these proteins:
- the gatD gene encoding Glu-tRNA(Gln) amidotransferase subunit GatD, whose amino-acid sequence MTEDILKGYRGAAREVLEKYRIRVWSQTEINTTRGGFAGILLPRSVNDDENHLVLKLATGYNIGIDVATILDMKESGYKEAHYKIPEKEFPVSPGKPHVKLLGTGGTIASRLDYRTGAVIPAFSPGELYGAVPELADICNLSTEKLFAVFSENMGPYQYRELAKAIGREIEKGIDGIIIGHGTDTMHHTASALAFMVQNPPVPIVMVGSQRSSDRPSSDAALNLIHATKTAAESDIAEVMVCMFGPTSDEYALLHRGTRVRKMHSSYRSTFRTVGDTPLAMVDRQRITPLKDTYNRRRRDRQVKVLPYFEEMVALVYYYPNMRPDIIDSLRENGYRGIVIAGTGLGHINKPVYPAIERAAQAGIAIYMTVQTLWGYVHMFVYDTGRDLMSLGIIPAENMLPEVAYIKLGWALGQTEDLNEVKRLMLTPIAEEITPREPYNGYLIFQGGVPEVEEFLKKIHK is encoded by the coding sequence ATGACGGAAGATATCCTGAAGGGATACCGGGGGGCGGCCCGCGAGGTGCTCGAAAAGTACCGGATTCGGGTCTGGAGCCAGACGGAGATCAACACGACCCGGGGCGGGTTCGCGGGAATTCTGTTGCCCCGGTCGGTCAACGACGACGAGAACCACCTGGTGCTGAAGCTGGCGACAGGGTACAACATCGGGATCGACGTGGCCACCATCCTGGACATGAAAGAGAGCGGGTACAAGGAGGCCCACTACAAGATTCCGGAGAAGGAGTTCCCGGTTTCGCCGGGGAAACCGCATGTGAAGCTGCTGGGGACCGGGGGCACGATTGCGTCGCGGCTGGACTACCGGACGGGGGCGGTGATTCCGGCCTTTTCGCCGGGGGAGCTGTACGGGGCGGTGCCGGAATTGGCGGACATCTGCAACCTGTCGACGGAGAAGTTGTTTGCGGTGTTCAGCGAGAACATGGGGCCGTACCAGTACCGGGAGCTGGCCAAAGCGATCGGGCGGGAGATCGAGAAGGGGATCGACGGCATCATTATCGGTCACGGGACGGACACGATGCACCACACGGCGTCGGCTCTGGCGTTCATGGTGCAGAACCCGCCGGTCCCGATCGTGATGGTAGGCTCGCAGCGGTCGAGCGACCGGCCCTCCTCGGACGCGGCCCTCAACCTGATCCACGCGACTAAGACGGCGGCGGAGTCGGACATCGCCGAGGTGATGGTGTGCATGTTCGGGCCGACCTCCGATGAGTACGCGTTGCTCCACCGGGGCACGCGGGTGCGCAAAATGCACTCGTCGTACCGGTCGACGTTTCGGACGGTGGGGGACACCCCGCTGGCGATGGTCGACCGGCAGCGGATCACGCCGCTCAAAGACACCTACAACCGGCGTCGGAGGGACCGGCAGGTGAAGGTTCTGCCGTATTTCGAGGAGATGGTGGCGCTGGTCTACTACTACCCCAACATGCGGCCGGACATCATCGACTCCCTGCGCGAGAACGGCTACCGGGGGATCGTGATCGCGGGCACGGGCCTGGGGCACATCAACAAGCCGGTGTACCCGGCGATCGAGCGGGCGGCCCAGGCCGGCATCGCGATCTACATGACGGTGCAGACGCTGTGGGGGTACGTCCACATGTTCGTGTACGACACGGGGCGCGACCTGATGAGCCTCGGGATCATCCCGGCCGAGAACATGTTGCCCGAGGTGGCGTACATCAAACTCGGGTGGGCGCTGGGCCAGACGGAGGACCTGAACGAGGTGAAACGGCTGATGCTGACGCCGATCGCCGAGGAGATTACGCCGCGCGAGCCATACAACGGGTACCTGATTTTCCAGGGAGGCGTCCCCGAAGTGGAGGAGTTCCTGAAGAAGATTCACAAGTAA